The Verrucomicrobiota bacterium JB022 genome has a window encoding:
- a CDS encoding TonB-dependent receptor yields MKKPFMPLTLIPLLALPVWAEEPEVFELAPIAVTPSLTANETPASGFELPVTLLRYETRVDVQSRGLAETQADVSIRGGIFENTSFTLGALPLYDPQTGHYFAELPVDPHMLRRPTVMTGVAHALGGFNATSGTVAYQFAPIDTRGELSLGYTLPDGNSQSLYQGYRLEQPVLGRQLAVDFGAARSLGDGTVDRGDYQMERLSGRVQLRGEQGQTDVFAAYMDKEYGWPNMYTGGLYGTANEYDAYEVFLTGFNHQQRYGEGSELAVGGYYRSLLDDYEFNRDAPNNAFEHETRVWGGGVQGRHVFGPAWALVYSSSLLADTLESTGLTHGKFMSRTYWSVDAAAEYSHHLSAESDLSLLAGTSYLETNRDKGTVSPLARVAWQHRGDQRTQQVYAEVAGDSQVMGYTALNSSETGGLFRGNRALGPVRTTNYEFGYQIDTETLSARAAIFYRTAQDFVDWVYITGGTGARYARAFDVDTTGVELMATRRWEAASATLGYAYLDKDPELGSLEGGFDASFYGLNYAEHRLTLSGVLNLPSFLEWRADVEAREQEENALRQDGDRALLISLGLTWNVQWVERLSLDLVVDNVLNTNFQDLPGTPGEGRSGSLRAIYRW; encoded by the coding sequence ATGAAAAAGCCTTTCATGCCCCTTACCTTGATCCCCCTGCTGGCGCTGCCGGTCTGGGCGGAAGAACCGGAAGTGTTCGAGCTGGCGCCGATCGCCGTCACGCCCAGCCTGACGGCCAACGAGACGCCGGCCAGCGGGTTTGAGCTACCCGTCACGCTCTTGCGCTACGAGACGCGGGTAGACGTGCAGTCGCGTGGTTTGGCCGAAACACAGGCCGATGTGTCGATCCGGGGTGGCATTTTTGAGAACACCAGCTTTACCCTCGGCGCGCTGCCGCTTTACGATCCGCAGACGGGGCACTACTTCGCCGAATTGCCGGTCGACCCGCACATGCTGCGTCGCCCGACCGTGATGACGGGGGTCGCGCACGCACTGGGCGGCTTCAACGCCACCAGCGGCACGGTCGCCTACCAATTTGCGCCCATCGACACCCGGGGTGAGTTGAGCCTCGGCTACACCTTGCCCGATGGGAACAGCCAGTCGCTCTACCAAGGCTATCGCCTGGAACAGCCCGTATTGGGTCGGCAACTGGCGGTCGATTTTGGCGCCGCGCGCAGCCTGGGGGACGGCACGGTCGATCGGGGAGACTACCAGATGGAGCGCCTCAGCGGTCGGGTGCAGCTACGCGGCGAGCAGGGGCAGACGGACGTCTTCGCTGCCTATATGGACAAGGAATACGGCTGGCCCAACATGTATACGGGTGGTCTCTACGGCACGGCTAACGAATACGACGCCTACGAGGTGTTCCTGACGGGCTTCAACCACCAGCAGCGTTACGGCGAGGGCAGCGAACTTGCCGTGGGTGGGTATTACCGCAGCCTGCTCGACGACTACGAATTCAACCGCGACGCTCCCAACAATGCGTTTGAGCACGAGACGCGGGTATGGGGTGGGGGCGTGCAAGGTCGCCATGTCTTTGGCCCGGCGTGGGCGCTGGTCTACAGTAGTTCGCTGCTGGCCGACACCTTGGAATCGACGGGGCTCACGCACGGCAAATTCATGAGCCGCACCTATTGGAGCGTCGACGCTGCCGCCGAATACAGCCATCACCTTTCGGCTGAGAGCGATTTGAGCCTGCTGGCAGGCACCAGCTATCTGGAGACCAATCGTGACAAGGGCACCGTTTCGCCGCTCGCCCGGGTGGCTTGGCAGCATCGGGGCGACCAACGCACCCAGCAGGTCTATGCCGAGGTGGCGGGGGACAGCCAGGTCATGGGTTATACCGCCCTCAACTCCAGTGAGACGGGCGGGCTCTTTCGGGGTAACCGCGCGCTGGGGCCCGTCCGCACCACCAATTACGAGTTCGGCTACCAGATCGACACCGAAACGCTTTCGGCCCGGGCCGCCATCTTTTACCGCACGGCGCAGGACTTTGTGGACTGGGTCTACATCACTGGCGGCACGGGGGCACGCTACGCCCGCGCCTTCGACGTGGATACGACCGGCGTTGAGCTGATGGCGACCCGCCGCTGGGAAGCTGCCAGCGCCACCCTCGGCTATGCCTATCTGGACAAGGATCCTGAGCTGGGTTCGCTGGAAGGCGGGTTCGATGCCTCGTTTTACGGCCTCAACTACGCCGAGCACCGGCTGACTCTCTCGGGCGTGTTGAACCTGCCGAGCTTCCTGGAATGGCGGGCCGATGTCGAAGCGCGCGAGCAGGAAGAAAACGCCCTGCGTCAGGATGGGGACCGTGCTCTGCTGATCTCGCTGGGCCTGACCTGGAACGTGCAATGGGTCGAACGACTTTCGCTCGACCTGGTGGTCGACAACGTTCTGAACACAAATTTTCAGGACCTGCCGGGAACCCCGGGGGAAGGCCGCTCAGGCAGCCTGCGTGCGATCTACCGCTGGTAA
- a CDS encoding 3'-5' exonuclease, which yields MSEPATISHQIASTISKDQINDLPLGRYEGPIRLISRDEEVAAAAEALSHQSLLGFDTESRPSFKRGQNYPPAVLQLGGPEEIYLFQLLQLTELQPVLDLLSNPAIKKVGVAIHDDVRKLREHYEFKPAGFIELADISQAAGIVNTGLRSLTALLLGFRISKGAQVSNWARPDLSESQLTYAATDAWTSRQLYLRMEALGWTQLSGKSDTLNEL from the coding sequence GTGAGTGAACCCGCTACCATAAGCCACCAGATCGCGAGCACGATTTCCAAAGATCAGATCAACGATCTGCCGCTCGGGCGCTACGAAGGCCCCATCCGCCTCATCAGCCGCGACGAGGAGGTTGCCGCCGCAGCCGAAGCCCTTTCCCACCAGTCCCTCCTCGGTTTCGACACCGAGAGCCGCCCTTCTTTCAAGCGCGGCCAGAACTACCCCCCTGCCGTCCTCCAACTGGGCGGCCCCGAAGAAATCTACCTCTTCCAGCTCCTGCAGCTCACCGAGCTCCAGCCCGTGCTCGATCTGCTTTCCAATCCCGCGATCAAGAAAGTGGGCGTGGCGATCCACGACGACGTGCGCAAGCTGCGCGAGCACTACGAATTCAAGCCCGCGGGCTTCATCGAGCTGGCCGACATCAGCCAGGCAGCCGGCATCGTCAATACGGGCCTGCGTAGCCTGACCGCCCTCCTGTTGGGCTTCCGCATCTCCAAAGGCGCGCAAGTCTCCAACTGGGCTCGGCCCGACCTGAGCGAAAGCCAGCTGACCTACGCCGCCACCGATGCATGGACCAGCCGACAGCTGTACCTGCGCATGGAGGCACTGGGATGGACCCAGCTTTCCGGCAAGTCCGACACCTTAAATGAGTTGTAA
- a CDS encoding thioesterase family protein, protein MPETFVHERRVAFAETDAAGLVHFSNFFRYMEEAEAALFRRIDWPVFRGGEALAGFPKRAVQCDYRRPLYFDDVFTIEARLLEMRSSALRWEFTLRRGEAVHAVGQYTTVYARREPGSLGIAPSILPDALRDRLTPYLAG, encoded by the coding sequence ATGCCGGAAACCTTTGTCCATGAGCGCCGTGTGGCCTTTGCAGAGACCGATGCGGCCGGGCTCGTGCACTTCAGTAACTTCTTTCGCTACATGGAAGAAGCCGAGGCCGCGCTCTTTCGCCGCATCGACTGGCCGGTCTTCCGGGGAGGCGAAGCGCTGGCGGGCTTCCCGAAGCGCGCGGTGCAGTGCGACTACCGACGACCGCTCTATTTCGACGATGTTTTTACCATCGAGGCCCGCCTTTTGGAGATGCGCTCCTCGGCCCTGCGCTGGGAATTCACTTTGCGCCGAGGAGAGGCCGTCCACGCGGTGGGGCAATACACGACCGTCTATGCCCGTCGGGAGCCGGGCAGCCTGGGGATCGCCCCGTCCATCCTGCCCGATGCACTGCGAGACCGCCTGACACCCTACCTCGCAGGCTGA